In Zea mays cultivar B73 chromosome 7, Zm-B73-REFERENCE-NAM-5.0, whole genome shotgun sequence, the following proteins share a genomic window:
- the LOC100273851 gene encoding CBL-interacting protein kinase 21 isoform X1: protein MRRAWTPADERAATTTSEHRRRRRMGKYEMGRTLGEGHFGKVRLARDAGTGRSFAIKILDRQRILAMKIDEQIKREIATLKLLKHPNVVRLYEVSASKTKIYMVLEYVNGGELFDKIALKGKLTEKEGRKLFQQLIDAVGYCHEKGVCHRDLKPENVLVDAKGNIKVSDFGLSALPQNQRKDGLLHTTCGSPNYIAPEVLLNKGYDGSVSDVWSCGVILYVMLTGSLPFDDQNMVVLYQKILKGNAHIPKWLSQGAQDLLRKILDPNPITRVDVDGIRAHDWFKQGYAPSAPFNDDEEDINVDEEDSLNMTENGIQDKIAINQINAFQLIGMSSCLDLSGFFEKEDASERKIRFASNYPPAYLFEKIESIVRKMGFQVHKSNGKLKVIQDCKGLANLRGKESLLISAEVFEINESLYVVELKKSSGDCSLYRKLCETLSEDLGTCKSQQFLKQDSIRQEIGRHNSSF, encoded by the exons ATGCGGCGTGCGTGGAcgcccgccgacgagcgagcagcgacgacgacgagcgAGCACCGGCGGCGGAGGCGGATGGGGAAGTACGAGATGGGGCGGACGCTCGGGGAGGGCCACTTCGGGAAGGTGAGGCTGGCGCGGGACGCGGGCACGGGCCGGTCCTTCGCCATCAAGATCCTCGACCGGCAGCGCATCCTCGCCATGAAGATCGACGAGCAG ATCAAGAGGGAGATCGCGACGCTGAAGCTGCTCAAGCACCCCAACGTCGTCCGCCTGTACGAG GTTTCAGCTAGCAAGACCAAGATATACATGGTCCTCGAGTACGTGAACGGAGGAGAGCTATTTGACAAAATC GCACTCAAGGGTAAGCTGACGGAGAAGGAAGGGAGGAAACTGTTCCAGCAGCTGATAGACGCCGTGGGATACTGCCACGAGAAGGGGGTTTGTCACAGGGACCTCAAG CCTGAGAATGTCCTCGTTGATGCAAAGGGAAACATAAAGGTTTCTGATTTTGGACTAAGCGCCCTTCCGCAAAACCAACGA AAAGATGGTTTGTTGCATACCACATGTGGCAGCCCTAACTACATAGCCCCGGAG GTCCTTCTGAACAAAGGTTACGATGGCTCGGTATCTGACGTGTGGTCCTGTGGTGTTATTCTATATGTAATGCTTACAGGGAGTCTTCCATTTGACGACCAAAATATGGTTGTCCTCTATCAGAAG ATTCTGAAAGGGAATGCTCACATTCCAAAGTGGCTCTCTCAAGGTGCCCAAGATCTACTGCGAAAGATCCTGGATCCTAACCCGATCACGCGCGTAGATGTGGATGGGATAAGGGCACACGATTGGTTCAAGCAAGGCTACGCTCCTTCTGCGCCGTTTAATGATGACGAAGAAGATATCAACGTGGATGAAGAAGACAGCCTAAATATGACTGAG AATGGCATTCAAGACAAGATAGCAATCAACCAAATCAATGCTTTCCAGCTCATTGGGATGTCCTCCTGCCTTGATCTATCCGGATTTTTTGAGAAAGAG GATGCTTCTGAAAGGAAAATCAGATTCGCATCAAATTATCCCCCAGCTTACTTGTTTGAGAAGATCGAGAGCATTGTCAGAAAAATGGGTTTCCAGGTACACAAGAGCAACGGCAAG CTAAAAGTGATCCAAGATTGTAAGGGACTAGCAAATTTAAGAGGGAAAGAGTCATTATTAATTTCTGCTGAG GTGTTTGAGATTAATGAATCCCTTTACGTTGTCGAGCTAAAAAAGTCATCTGGAGACTGCTCCCTGTACAGAAAG TTGTGTGAGACGCTCTCGGAGGACTTGGGCACATGCAAAAGCCAGCAATTTTTAAAGCAGGATTCTATCAGACAAGAGATAGGTAGACATAACAGTAGCTTTTAA
- the LOC100273851 gene encoding CBL-interacting protein kinase 21 isoform X2 — MRRAWTPADERAATTTSEHRRRRRMGKYEMGRTLGEGHFGKVRLARDAGTGRSFAIKILDRQRILAMKIDEQIKREIATLKLLKHPNVVRLYEVSASKTKIYMVLEYVNGGELFDKIALKGKLTEKEGRKLFQQLIDAVGYCHEKGVCHRDLKPENVLVDAKGNIKVSDFGLSALPQNQRKDGLLHTTCGSPNYIAPEVLLNKGYDGSVSDVWSCGVILYVMLTGSLPFDDQNMVVLYQKILKGNAHIPKWLSQGAQDLLRKILDPNPITRVDVDGIRAHDWFKQGYAPSAPFNDDEEDINVDEEDSLNMTEQNGIQDKIAINQINAFQLIGMSSCLDLSGFFEKEDASERKIRFASNYPPAYLFEKIESIVRKMGFQVHKSNGKVFEINESLYVVELKKSSGDCSLYRKLCETLSEDLGTCKSQQFLKQDSIRQEIGRHNSSF, encoded by the exons ATGCGGCGTGCGTGGAcgcccgccgacgagcgagcagcgacgacgacgagcgAGCACCGGCGGCGGAGGCGGATGGGGAAGTACGAGATGGGGCGGACGCTCGGGGAGGGCCACTTCGGGAAGGTGAGGCTGGCGCGGGACGCGGGCACGGGCCGGTCCTTCGCCATCAAGATCCTCGACCGGCAGCGCATCCTCGCCATGAAGATCGACGAGCAG ATCAAGAGGGAGATCGCGACGCTGAAGCTGCTCAAGCACCCCAACGTCGTCCGCCTGTACGAG GTTTCAGCTAGCAAGACCAAGATATACATGGTCCTCGAGTACGTGAACGGAGGAGAGCTATTTGACAAAATC GCACTCAAGGGTAAGCTGACGGAGAAGGAAGGGAGGAAACTGTTCCAGCAGCTGATAGACGCCGTGGGATACTGCCACGAGAAGGGGGTTTGTCACAGGGACCTCAAG CCTGAGAATGTCCTCGTTGATGCAAAGGGAAACATAAAGGTTTCTGATTTTGGACTAAGCGCCCTTCCGCAAAACCAACGA AAAGATGGTTTGTTGCATACCACATGTGGCAGCCCTAACTACATAGCCCCGGAG GTCCTTCTGAACAAAGGTTACGATGGCTCGGTATCTGACGTGTGGTCCTGTGGTGTTATTCTATATGTAATGCTTACAGGGAGTCTTCCATTTGACGACCAAAATATGGTTGTCCTCTATCAGAAG ATTCTGAAAGGGAATGCTCACATTCCAAAGTGGCTCTCTCAAGGTGCCCAAGATCTACTGCGAAAGATCCTGGATCCTAACCCGATCACGCGCGTAGATGTGGATGGGATAAGGGCACACGATTGGTTCAAGCAAGGCTACGCTCCTTCTGCGCCGTTTAATGATGACGAAGAAGATATCAACGTGGATGAAGAAGACAGCCTAAATATGACTGAG CAGAATGGCATTCAAGACAAGATAGCAATCAACCAAATCAATGCTTTCCAGCTCATTGGGATGTCCTCCTGCCTTGATCTATCCGGATTTTTTGAGAAAGAG GATGCTTCTGAAAGGAAAATCAGATTCGCATCAAATTATCCCCCAGCTTACTTGTTTGAGAAGATCGAGAGCATTGTCAGAAAAATGGGTTTCCAGGTACACAAGAGCAACGGCAAG GTGTTTGAGATTAATGAATCCCTTTACGTTGTCGAGCTAAAAAAGTCATCTGGAGACTGCTCCCTGTACAGAAAG TTGTGTGAGACGCTCTCGGAGGACTTGGGCACATGCAAAAGCCAGCAATTTTTAAAGCAGGATTCTATCAGACAAGAGATAGGTAGACATAACAGTAGCTTTTAA
- the LOC100273851 gene encoding CBL-interacting protein kinase 21 isoform X4, with product MRRAWTPADERAATTTSEHRRRRRMGKYEMGRTLGEGHFGKVRLARDAGTGRSFAIKILDRQRILAMKIDEQIKREIATLKLLKHPNVVRLYEVSASKTKIYMVLEYVNGGELFDKIALKGKLTEKEGRKLFQQLIDAVGYCHEKGVCHRDLKPENVLVDAKGNIKVSDFGLSALPQNQRKDGLLHTTCGSPNYIAPEVLLNKGYDGSVSDVWSCGVILYVMLTGSLPFDDQNMVVLYQKILKGNAHIPKWLSQGAQDLLRKILDPNPITRVDVDGIRAHDWFKQGYAPSAPFNDDEEDINVDEEDSLNMTEQNGIQDKIAINQINAFQLIGMSSCLDLSGFFEKEVFEINESLYVVELKKSSGDCSLYRKLCETLSEDLGTCKSQQFLKQDSIRQEIGRHNSSF from the exons ATGCGGCGTGCGTGGAcgcccgccgacgagcgagcagcgacgacgacgagcgAGCACCGGCGGCGGAGGCGGATGGGGAAGTACGAGATGGGGCGGACGCTCGGGGAGGGCCACTTCGGGAAGGTGAGGCTGGCGCGGGACGCGGGCACGGGCCGGTCCTTCGCCATCAAGATCCTCGACCGGCAGCGCATCCTCGCCATGAAGATCGACGAGCAG ATCAAGAGGGAGATCGCGACGCTGAAGCTGCTCAAGCACCCCAACGTCGTCCGCCTGTACGAG GTTTCAGCTAGCAAGACCAAGATATACATGGTCCTCGAGTACGTGAACGGAGGAGAGCTATTTGACAAAATC GCACTCAAGGGTAAGCTGACGGAGAAGGAAGGGAGGAAACTGTTCCAGCAGCTGATAGACGCCGTGGGATACTGCCACGAGAAGGGGGTTTGTCACAGGGACCTCAAG CCTGAGAATGTCCTCGTTGATGCAAAGGGAAACATAAAGGTTTCTGATTTTGGACTAAGCGCCCTTCCGCAAAACCAACGA AAAGATGGTTTGTTGCATACCACATGTGGCAGCCCTAACTACATAGCCCCGGAG GTCCTTCTGAACAAAGGTTACGATGGCTCGGTATCTGACGTGTGGTCCTGTGGTGTTATTCTATATGTAATGCTTACAGGGAGTCTTCCATTTGACGACCAAAATATGGTTGTCCTCTATCAGAAG ATTCTGAAAGGGAATGCTCACATTCCAAAGTGGCTCTCTCAAGGTGCCCAAGATCTACTGCGAAAGATCCTGGATCCTAACCCGATCACGCGCGTAGATGTGGATGGGATAAGGGCACACGATTGGTTCAAGCAAGGCTACGCTCCTTCTGCGCCGTTTAATGATGACGAAGAAGATATCAACGTGGATGAAGAAGACAGCCTAAATATGACTGAG CAGAATGGCATTCAAGACAAGATAGCAATCAACCAAATCAATGCTTTCCAGCTCATTGGGATGTCCTCCTGCCTTGATCTATCCGGATTTTTTGAGAAAGAG GTGTTTGAGATTAATGAATCCCTTTACGTTGTCGAGCTAAAAAAGTCATCTGGAGACTGCTCCCTGTACAGAAAG TTGTGTGAGACGCTCTCGGAGGACTTGGGCACATGCAAAAGCCAGCAATTTTTAAAGCAGGATTCTATCAGACAAGAGATAGGTAGACATAACAGTAGCTTTTAA
- the LOC100273851 gene encoding CBL-interacting protein kinase 21 isoform X3, with protein MRRAWTPADERAATTTSEHRRRRRMGKYEMGRTLGEGHFGKVRLARDAGTGRSFAIKILDRQRILAMKIDEQIKREIATLKLLKHPNVVRLYEVSASKTKIYMVLEYVNGGELFDKIALKGKLTEKEGRKLFQQLIDAVGYCHEKGVCHRDLKPENVLVDAKGNIKVSDFGLSALPQNQRKDGLLHTTCGSPNYIAPEVLLNKGYDGSVSDVWSCGVILYVMLTGSLPFDDQNMVVLYQKILKGNAHIPKWLSQGAQDLLRKILDPNPITRVDVDGIRAHDWFKQGYAPSAPFNDDEEDINVDEEDSLNMTENGIQDKIAINQINAFQLIGMSSCLDLSGFFEKEDASERKIRFASNYPPAYLFEKIESIVRKMGFQVHKSNGKVFEINESLYVVELKKSSGDCSLYRKLCETLSEDLGTCKSQQFLKQDSIRQEIGRHNSSF; from the exons ATGCGGCGTGCGTGGAcgcccgccgacgagcgagcagcgacgacgacgagcgAGCACCGGCGGCGGAGGCGGATGGGGAAGTACGAGATGGGGCGGACGCTCGGGGAGGGCCACTTCGGGAAGGTGAGGCTGGCGCGGGACGCGGGCACGGGCCGGTCCTTCGCCATCAAGATCCTCGACCGGCAGCGCATCCTCGCCATGAAGATCGACGAGCAG ATCAAGAGGGAGATCGCGACGCTGAAGCTGCTCAAGCACCCCAACGTCGTCCGCCTGTACGAG GTTTCAGCTAGCAAGACCAAGATATACATGGTCCTCGAGTACGTGAACGGAGGAGAGCTATTTGACAAAATC GCACTCAAGGGTAAGCTGACGGAGAAGGAAGGGAGGAAACTGTTCCAGCAGCTGATAGACGCCGTGGGATACTGCCACGAGAAGGGGGTTTGTCACAGGGACCTCAAG CCTGAGAATGTCCTCGTTGATGCAAAGGGAAACATAAAGGTTTCTGATTTTGGACTAAGCGCCCTTCCGCAAAACCAACGA AAAGATGGTTTGTTGCATACCACATGTGGCAGCCCTAACTACATAGCCCCGGAG GTCCTTCTGAACAAAGGTTACGATGGCTCGGTATCTGACGTGTGGTCCTGTGGTGTTATTCTATATGTAATGCTTACAGGGAGTCTTCCATTTGACGACCAAAATATGGTTGTCCTCTATCAGAAG ATTCTGAAAGGGAATGCTCACATTCCAAAGTGGCTCTCTCAAGGTGCCCAAGATCTACTGCGAAAGATCCTGGATCCTAACCCGATCACGCGCGTAGATGTGGATGGGATAAGGGCACACGATTGGTTCAAGCAAGGCTACGCTCCTTCTGCGCCGTTTAATGATGACGAAGAAGATATCAACGTGGATGAAGAAGACAGCCTAAATATGACTGAG AATGGCATTCAAGACAAGATAGCAATCAACCAAATCAATGCTTTCCAGCTCATTGGGATGTCCTCCTGCCTTGATCTATCCGGATTTTTTGAGAAAGAG GATGCTTCTGAAAGGAAAATCAGATTCGCATCAAATTATCCCCCAGCTTACTTGTTTGAGAAGATCGAGAGCATTGTCAGAAAAATGGGTTTCCAGGTACACAAGAGCAACGGCAAG GTGTTTGAGATTAATGAATCCCTTTACGTTGTCGAGCTAAAAAAGTCATCTGGAGACTGCTCCCTGTACAGAAAG TTGTGTGAGACGCTCTCGGAGGACTTGGGCACATGCAAAAGCCAGCAATTTTTAAAGCAGGATTCTATCAGACAAGAGATAGGTAGACATAACAGTAGCTTTTAA
- the LOC100273851 gene encoding CBL-interacting protein kinase 21 isoform X5 codes for MRRAWTPADERAATTTSEHRRRRRMGKYEMGRTLGEGHFGKVRLARDAGTGRSFAIKILDRQRILAMKIDEQIKREIATLKLLKHPNVVRLYEVSASKTKIYMVLEYVNGGELFDKIALKGKLTEKEGRKLFQQLIDAVGYCHEKGVCHRDLKPENVLVDAKGNIKVSDFGLSALPQNQRKDGLLHTTCGSPNYIAPEVLLNKGYDGSVSDVWSCGVILYVMLTGSLPFDDQNMVVLYQKILKGNAHIPKWLSQGAQDLLRKILDPNPITRVDVDGIRAHDWFKQGYAPSAPFNDDEEDINVDEEDSLNMTENGIQDKIAINQINAFQLIGMSSCLDLSGFFEKEVFEINESLYVVELKKSSGDCSLYRKLCETLSEDLGTCKSQQFLKQDSIRQEIGRHNSSF; via the exons ATGCGGCGTGCGTGGAcgcccgccgacgagcgagcagcgacgacgacgagcgAGCACCGGCGGCGGAGGCGGATGGGGAAGTACGAGATGGGGCGGACGCTCGGGGAGGGCCACTTCGGGAAGGTGAGGCTGGCGCGGGACGCGGGCACGGGCCGGTCCTTCGCCATCAAGATCCTCGACCGGCAGCGCATCCTCGCCATGAAGATCGACGAGCAG ATCAAGAGGGAGATCGCGACGCTGAAGCTGCTCAAGCACCCCAACGTCGTCCGCCTGTACGAG GTTTCAGCTAGCAAGACCAAGATATACATGGTCCTCGAGTACGTGAACGGAGGAGAGCTATTTGACAAAATC GCACTCAAGGGTAAGCTGACGGAGAAGGAAGGGAGGAAACTGTTCCAGCAGCTGATAGACGCCGTGGGATACTGCCACGAGAAGGGGGTTTGTCACAGGGACCTCAAG CCTGAGAATGTCCTCGTTGATGCAAAGGGAAACATAAAGGTTTCTGATTTTGGACTAAGCGCCCTTCCGCAAAACCAACGA AAAGATGGTTTGTTGCATACCACATGTGGCAGCCCTAACTACATAGCCCCGGAG GTCCTTCTGAACAAAGGTTACGATGGCTCGGTATCTGACGTGTGGTCCTGTGGTGTTATTCTATATGTAATGCTTACAGGGAGTCTTCCATTTGACGACCAAAATATGGTTGTCCTCTATCAGAAG ATTCTGAAAGGGAATGCTCACATTCCAAAGTGGCTCTCTCAAGGTGCCCAAGATCTACTGCGAAAGATCCTGGATCCTAACCCGATCACGCGCGTAGATGTGGATGGGATAAGGGCACACGATTGGTTCAAGCAAGGCTACGCTCCTTCTGCGCCGTTTAATGATGACGAAGAAGATATCAACGTGGATGAAGAAGACAGCCTAAATATGACTGAG AATGGCATTCAAGACAAGATAGCAATCAACCAAATCAATGCTTTCCAGCTCATTGGGATGTCCTCCTGCCTTGATCTATCCGGATTTTTTGAGAAAGAG GTGTTTGAGATTAATGAATCCCTTTACGTTGTCGAGCTAAAAAAGTCATCTGGAGACTGCTCCCTGTACAGAAAG TTGTGTGAGACGCTCTCGGAGGACTTGGGCACATGCAAAAGCCAGCAATTTTTAAAGCAGGATTCTATCAGACAAGAGATAGGTAGACATAACAGTAGCTTTTAA
- the LOC100273851 gene encoding CBL-interacting protein kinase 21: MRRAWTPADERAATTTSEHRRRRRMGKYEMGRTLGEGHFGKVRLARDAGTGRSFAIKILDRQRILAMKIDEQIKREIATLKLLKHPNVVRLYEVSASKTKIYMVLEYVNGGELFDKIALKGKLTEKEGRKLFQQLIDAVGYCHEKGVCHRDLKPENVLVDAKGNIKVSDFGLSALPQNQRKDGLLHTTCGSPNYIAPEVLLNKGYDGSVSDVWSCGVILYVMLTGSLPFDDQNMVVLYQKILKGNAHIPKWLSQGAQDLLRKILDPNPITRVDVDGIRAHDWFKQGYAPSAPFNDDEEDINVDEEDSLNMTEQNGIQDKIAINQINAFQLIGMSSCLDLSGFFEKEDASERKIRFASNYPPAYLFEKIESIVRKMGFQVHKSNGKLKVIQDCKGLANLRGKESLLISAEVFEINESLYVVELKKSSGDCSLYRKLCETLSEDLGTCKSQQFLKQDSIRQEIGRHNSSF, from the exons ATGCGGCGTGCGTGGAcgcccgccgacgagcgagcagcgacgacgacgagcgAGCACCGGCGGCGGAGGCGGATGGGGAAGTACGAGATGGGGCGGACGCTCGGGGAGGGCCACTTCGGGAAGGTGAGGCTGGCGCGGGACGCGGGCACGGGCCGGTCCTTCGCCATCAAGATCCTCGACCGGCAGCGCATCCTCGCCATGAAGATCGACGAGCAG ATCAAGAGGGAGATCGCGACGCTGAAGCTGCTCAAGCACCCCAACGTCGTCCGCCTGTACGAG GTTTCAGCTAGCAAGACCAAGATATACATGGTCCTCGAGTACGTGAACGGAGGAGAGCTATTTGACAAAATC GCACTCAAGGGTAAGCTGACGGAGAAGGAAGGGAGGAAACTGTTCCAGCAGCTGATAGACGCCGTGGGATACTGCCACGAGAAGGGGGTTTGTCACAGGGACCTCAAG CCTGAGAATGTCCTCGTTGATGCAAAGGGAAACATAAAGGTTTCTGATTTTGGACTAAGCGCCCTTCCGCAAAACCAACGA AAAGATGGTTTGTTGCATACCACATGTGGCAGCCCTAACTACATAGCCCCGGAG GTCCTTCTGAACAAAGGTTACGATGGCTCGGTATCTGACGTGTGGTCCTGTGGTGTTATTCTATATGTAATGCTTACAGGGAGTCTTCCATTTGACGACCAAAATATGGTTGTCCTCTATCAGAAG ATTCTGAAAGGGAATGCTCACATTCCAAAGTGGCTCTCTCAAGGTGCCCAAGATCTACTGCGAAAGATCCTGGATCCTAACCCGATCACGCGCGTAGATGTGGATGGGATAAGGGCACACGATTGGTTCAAGCAAGGCTACGCTCCTTCTGCGCCGTTTAATGATGACGAAGAAGATATCAACGTGGATGAAGAAGACAGCCTAAATATGACTGAG CAGAATGGCATTCAAGACAAGATAGCAATCAACCAAATCAATGCTTTCCAGCTCATTGGGATGTCCTCCTGCCTTGATCTATCCGGATTTTTTGAGAAAGAG GATGCTTCTGAAAGGAAAATCAGATTCGCATCAAATTATCCCCCAGCTTACTTGTTTGAGAAGATCGAGAGCATTGTCAGAAAAATGGGTTTCCAGGTACACAAGAGCAACGGCAAG CTAAAAGTGATCCAAGATTGTAAGGGACTAGCAAATTTAAGAGGGAAAGAGTCATTATTAATTTCTGCTGAG GTGTTTGAGATTAATGAATCCCTTTACGTTGTCGAGCTAAAAAAGTCATCTGGAGACTGCTCCCTGTACAGAAAG TTGTGTGAGACGCTCTCGGAGGACTTGGGCACATGCAAAAGCCAGCAATTTTTAAAGCAGGATTCTATCAGACAAGAGATAGGTAGACATAACAGTAGCTTTTAA